The following are encoded in a window of Kitasatospora sp. NBC_01250 genomic DNA:
- a CDS encoding helix-turn-helix domain-containing protein, translated as MAQLISAAQPTWVELLTGLDTTEFEELLHALRPHTEADAPRVGRRWTLCLADRVLLVSVYRRTNLTMREVAVVFGISKSAADRIVGQLGPLLDLPPVRHRRSRLTLRLDRMTDEA; from the coding sequence ATGGCACAGTTGATCAGCGCAGCCCAGCCCACGTGGGTCGAACTCCTCACGGGCCTGGACACCACGGAGTTCGAGGAGCTGCTGCACGCCCTGCGGCCGCACACCGAGGCGGACGCACCGCGGGTGGGGCGACGCTGGACGCTCTGCCTGGCGGACCGGGTCCTGCTGGTCTCGGTCTACCGCCGCACCAACCTGACCATGCGTGAGGTCGCCGTGGTGTTCGGGATCTCCAAGTCGGCCGCCGACCGGATCGTCGGCCAGCTCGGGCCGCTGCTCGACCTGCCGCCGGTGCGCCACCGGCGCTCCCGGCTGACCCTGCGGCTGGACCGCATGACCGACGAGGCGTGA